In a genomic window of Streptomyces koelreuteriae:
- a CDS encoding molybdopterin oxidoreductase family protein codes for MQNTATPTHCPYCALQCGMNLTPVPDGTVEVSERTDFPVNRGALCGKGRTAPAVLASSVRLTSPLVRSGGELVPASWDEALDRIAAGLGRTRAEHGPDAVGVFGGGGLTNEKAYTLGKFARVALGTSQIDYNGRFCMSSAAAAGIKAFGLDRGLPFPLEDIPKSGCVILVGSNLAETMPPSLRFFHELRENGGTLIVIDPRRTKTAEQADLHLAPRPGTDLALALGLLHLVIAEGRVDEEYVQERTVGWEDARAAAMAHWPEYVERITGVSVPQLRETVRLFCEPESAMVLTARGPEQQSKGTDTVGAWINLCLATGRAGRPLSGYGCLTGQGNGQGGREHGQKADQLPGYRKLDDPAARRHVAEVWGVDPDSLPGPGRSAYELLDALGTDIKSLLLMASNPVVSAPRAAHIEERIRSLDFLAVCDVVLSETAALADVVLPVTQWAEETGTTTNLEGRVLLRRRAITPPENIRSDLEVLHELAARLGVEKGFPTDPEEVFEELRRASAGGPADYSGITYRRLVEEDGVFWPCPGGVGGAGAVDSVEPGDPAAAPAPAPGNPAGLTPGTPGTPGTTAGGPEAPADAAANPGAPADAAANPATPEDAAGGPVAQRSAAGRPTVTGDTADGAHPGTPRLFLDRFATPDGRARFVAVSHRAVAEEPDEEYPVLLTTGRVVAQYQSGAQTRRVAELNAAAPGPFVELHPRLAARLGAVEGDPVAVVSRRGRAVAPARITNAIRPDTVFMPFHWPGEGRANTLTNPALDPTSRMPEFKACAVRLEAVRG; via the coding sequence ATGCAGAACACCGCGACGCCCACACACTGCCCGTACTGCGCCCTGCAGTGCGGGATGAACCTGACGCCCGTGCCGGACGGGACCGTCGAGGTGAGTGAGCGCACGGACTTCCCGGTGAACCGGGGCGCGCTGTGCGGCAAGGGCCGTACGGCACCCGCGGTGCTGGCGTCGAGCGTCCGGCTGACCTCGCCGCTGGTGCGTTCCGGAGGCGAGTTGGTGCCCGCCTCCTGGGACGAGGCGCTGGACCGGATCGCGGCCGGGCTGGGCCGTACGCGCGCGGAGCACGGGCCGGACGCGGTCGGGGTGTTCGGCGGGGGCGGGCTGACGAACGAGAAGGCGTACACGCTCGGCAAGTTCGCGCGGGTCGCGCTCGGCACGTCCCAGATCGACTACAACGGCCGTTTCTGCATGTCGTCGGCGGCCGCCGCCGGCATCAAGGCGTTCGGGCTCGACCGGGGGCTGCCGTTCCCGCTGGAGGACATCCCGAAATCGGGCTGTGTGATCCTCGTCGGGTCGAATCTCGCGGAGACCATGCCGCCGTCGCTGCGCTTCTTCCACGAGCTGCGGGAGAACGGCGGCACCCTGATCGTGATCGACCCGCGCCGTACGAAGACCGCCGAGCAGGCGGACCTGCACTTGGCGCCCCGCCCGGGCACGGACCTGGCCCTCGCCCTGGGTCTGCTGCATCTGGTGATCGCCGAGGGGCGGGTGGACGAGGAGTACGTCCAGGAGCGCACGGTGGGCTGGGAGGACGCGCGGGCCGCGGCGATGGCGCACTGGCCGGAGTACGTGGAGCGGATCACGGGGGTGTCCGTTCCCCAACTTCGGGAGACCGTACGGCTGTTCTGCGAGCCGGAGTCGGCGATGGTGCTCACCGCGCGCGGGCCCGAGCAGCAGTCCAAGGGCACGGACACGGTGGGCGCGTGGATCAACCTGTGCCTGGCGACCGGCCGGGCGGGCCGTCCGCTGTCCGGGTACGGCTGTCTGACAGGGCAGGGCAACGGGCAGGGCGGCCGCGAACACGGGCAGAAGGCCGACCAGTTGCCGGGCTATCGCAAGCTCGACGATCCGGCGGCGCGGCGGCATGTCGCCGAGGTGTGGGGCGTCGACCCGGATTCACTGCCGGGCCCGGGGCGCAGTGCGTACGAGTTGCTGGACGCGCTGGGCACCGACATCAAGTCCCTGCTGCTGATGGCGTCCAACCCGGTGGTGTCGGCGCCGCGTGCCGCGCACATCGAGGAGCGCATCAGGTCACTGGACTTCCTGGCCGTGTGCGACGTGGTGCTGTCGGAGACGGCGGCGCTCGCGGACGTCGTCCTGCCGGTCACCCAGTGGGCGGAGGAAACCGGCACGACGACGAACCTGGAGGGCCGGGTCCTGCTCCGCCGCCGGGCGATCACGCCGCCCGAGAACATCCGCAGCGACCTGGAGGTCCTCCACGAACTCGCCGCCCGCCTGGGCGTGGAGAAGGGCTTCCCGACGGACCCCGAGGAGGTCTTCGAGGAACTCCGCCGCGCGAGCGCAGGCGGCCCGGCGGACTACTCGGGGATCACGTACCGCAGGCTGGTGGAGGAGGACGGGGTGTTCTGGCCTTGTCCGGGGGGTGTGGGGGGTGCGGGGGCGGTGGACTCGGTGGAGCCCGGGGATCCTGCCGCCGCCCCGGCGCCGGCACCGGGAAACCCGGCGGGCCTCACGCCCGGCACGCCCGGCACGCCCGGCACGACGGCCGGAGGCCCGGAAGCGCCTGCGGACGCGGCGGCAAACCCGGGAGCGCCTGCGGACGCGGCGGCAAACCCGGCCACGCCCGAAGACGCGGCGGGCGGGCCGGTTGCGCAACGGAGCGCGGCCGGCCGCCCGACCGTCACCGGCGACACGGCCGACGGCGCTCACCCCGGCACCCCGCGCCTCTTCCTCGACCGTTTCGCCACCCCCGACGGACGCGCCCGGTTCGTCGCCGTCTCGCATCGGGCGGTGGCCGAGGAGCCGGACGAGGAGTACCCGGTGCTGCTGACCACGGGGCGGGTCGTGGCGCAGTATCAGTCCGGGGCGCAGACGCGGCGGGTGGCGGAGCTGAACGCCGCCGCGCCCGGGCCTTTCGTGGAGTTGCATCCGCGGCTGGCGGCGCGGCTCGGGGCGGTCGAGGGGGATCCGGTCGCCGTGGTGTCGCGGCGGGGCCGGGCCGTGGCGCCCGCGCGGATCACCAACGCCATCCGTCCCGACACCGTGTTCATGCCCTTCCACTGGCCGGGCGAGGGCCGTGCCAACACCCTCACCAACCCCGCGCTCGACCCGACCTCCCGGATGCCGGAGTTCAAGGCGTGTGCGGTGCGGTTGGAGGCGGTGCGGGGCTAG
- the dnaG gene encoding DNA primase, with the protein MAGRINDEDVKAVRDAVPIDAVVSEYLQLRNAGGGNLKGLCPFHDEKSPSFQVSPSKGLFHCFGCQEGGDTITFVMKIDHLSFSEAVERLAGQAGVTLRYEEGGYNPSHQRGERIRLVEAHKIAAEWYAEQLATSPEADTGRIFLAERGFDQAAAQHFSVGYSPQGWDHLTRFLRGKGFTDKELLLSGLSQEGRRGPIDRFRGRLMWPIRDIGGDVVGFGARKLYEADNGPKYLNTPETAIYKKSHVLYGIDLAKKDIAKSSRAVVVEGYTDVMACHLAGVTTAIATCGTAFGGDHIKILRRLLMDNGSARVIFTFDGDAAGQKAALRAFEDDQKFAAETYIAIAPDGMDPCDLRLAKGDEAVADLVEPRTPLFEFALRQIVARYDLDTPAGRAAALDEAAPVVARIKNSGAQHEVAVQLAGMLGILDTQFVVKRVAQLARWARDRGGKGPAPDRHQQSSQQYATAQPSAAPRGPALNLRNPVFATERELLKLALQRPELVSPAFDAYGADEFTAPPYAAVRMAILDAGGAELGVEDPQDYLVKVREAAPDDAVRAMVTELAVEAIMLHKGVKGVDEPYAGAQLVTVRRRAVERRIRDITGQLTRVATQGDPAQLAAVQNELWVLQQYDQTLREHGAAAL; encoded by the coding sequence GTGGCAGGACGGATCAACGACGAGGACGTGAAGGCGGTACGGGACGCGGTCCCGATCGACGCCGTGGTGTCCGAGTACCTCCAGCTGCGTAACGCGGGCGGCGGGAACCTGAAGGGTCTCTGCCCGTTCCACGACGAGAAGTCACCGTCCTTCCAGGTCAGCCCCAGCAAGGGTCTGTTCCACTGCTTCGGCTGCCAGGAGGGCGGCGACACCATCACCTTCGTGATGAAGATCGACCACCTCTCCTTCTCGGAGGCGGTCGAGCGCCTGGCCGGCCAGGCGGGCGTCACCCTGCGCTACGAGGAGGGCGGGTACAACCCCTCCCACCAGCGCGGCGAACGGATCCGCCTGGTCGAGGCCCACAAGATCGCGGCGGAGTGGTACGCGGAACAGCTCGCGACATCCCCCGAGGCCGACACCGGCCGGATCTTCCTCGCCGAGCGCGGCTTCGACCAGGCCGCCGCCCAGCACTTCTCCGTCGGCTACAGCCCCCAGGGCTGGGACCACCTCACGCGCTTCCTGCGCGGCAAGGGCTTCACCGACAAGGAGCTCCTCCTCTCCGGCCTCTCCCAGGAGGGCCGCCGCGGCCCCATCGACCGCTTCCGCGGCCGTCTGATGTGGCCCATCCGCGACATCGGCGGCGACGTCGTCGGCTTCGGCGCCCGCAAGCTCTACGAGGCGGACAACGGCCCCAAGTACCTCAACACGCCCGAGACGGCGATCTACAAGAAGTCCCACGTCCTCTACGGCATCGACCTGGCGAAGAAGGACATCGCGAAGTCCAGCCGCGCGGTCGTGGTCGAGGGCTACACGGACGTCATGGCCTGCCATCTCGCGGGCGTCACCACCGCCATCGCCACCTGCGGCACGGCCTTCGGCGGCGACCACATCAAGATCCTCCGCCGCCTGCTGATGGACAACGGCTCGGCCCGCGTGATCTTCACCTTCGACGGCGACGCCGCCGGCCAGAAGGCGGCCCTGCGCGCCTTCGAGGACGACCAGAAGTTCGCCGCCGAGACATACATCGCCATCGCCCCCGACGGCATGGACCCCTGCGACCTGCGCCTCGCCAAGGGCGACGAGGCCGTGGCCGACCTGGTCGAACCCCGCACCCCGCTCTTCGAGTTCGCGCTGCGCCAGATCGTCGCCCGCTACGACCTCGACACCCCCGCGGGCCGCGCCGCCGCCCTGGACGAGGCGGCCCCCGTCGTCGCCCGCATCAAGAACAGCGGCGCCCAGCACGAAGTCGCCGTCCAGCTCGCCGGCATGCTCGGCATCCTCGACACCCAGTTCGTGGTCAAGCGCGTGGCCCAGCTCGCCCGCTGGGCCCGCGACCGCGGCGGCAAGGGCCCGGCCCCGGACCGCCACCAGCAGTCGTCCCAGCAGTACGCCACCGCCCAGCCGTCCGCCGCCCCCCGGGGCCCCGCCCTCAACCTCCGCAACCCCGTCTTCGCCACCGAACGCGAACTCCTCAAACTGGCCCTCCAGCGCCCGGAACTGGTCTCCCCGGCCTTCGACGCCTACGGAGCCGACGAGTTCACCGCCCCGCCCTACGCCGCCGTCCGCATGGCCATCCTGGACGCCGGCGGCGCCGAACTGGGCGTCGAGGACCCCCAGGACTACCTGGTCAAGGTCCGCGAGGCCGCCCCCGACGACGCGGTCCGCGCCATGGTCACCGAACTGGCCGTCGAGGCGATCATGCTCCACAAGGGCGTGAAGGGCGTCGACGAGCCCTACGCCGGCGCCCAACTGGTCACCGTCCGCCGCCGCGCCGTGGAGCGCCGCATCCGCGACATCACCGGCCAGCTCACCCGCGTCGCCACCCAGGGCGACCCGGCCCAGCTCGCCGCCGTCCAGAACGAACTCTGGGTCCTCCAGCAGTACGACCAGACCCTGCGCGAACACGGCGCCGCCGCGCTGTAG
- a CDS encoding nucleotidyl transferase AbiEii/AbiGii toxin family protein: MKQSWTGFGWANTEIPREPLDDAIRRAEQLPKSLRPVPGDDVVQRPVFDPALKQYQNAYRATDPRFADPARGEAWRAARRRALHLVLDAIADSEWVDALVLRGSVLMSVWFGDAAREPGDLDFVVVPHTWRIDDGRTDRMLTGIAEAAQALADARGREVGISARGAVVEDIWTYERVPGRRMLLPWGAPGLPGGHVQLDFVFNERLPEEPEPVELPGGALVQAATPELSLAWKLMWVINDTYAQGKDLYDAVLLAERHPLRRELLHEVFRLSGEWPYPYREEILLEDVVEAVGYVEWNHFVTEYPRYRDDEQAFADRLVRAVTPTFQGAGA, from the coding sequence ATGAAACAGTCGTGGACGGGCTTCGGCTGGGCGAACACGGAGATTCCCCGTGAGCCCCTGGACGACGCCATCCGCAGGGCCGAGCAGCTTCCCAAGTCGCTCCGGCCCGTGCCGGGGGACGACGTGGTGCAGCGCCCGGTCTTCGACCCGGCCCTGAAGCAGTACCAGAACGCCTACCGCGCCACCGACCCGCGCTTCGCCGACCCGGCACGGGGCGAGGCATGGCGGGCGGCCCGCCGCCGGGCCCTGCACCTGGTGCTGGACGCGATCGCCGACTCGGAGTGGGTGGACGCGCTGGTGCTGCGGGGCAGCGTGCTGATGTCGGTGTGGTTCGGGGACGCCGCCCGCGAGCCCGGGGACCTGGACTTCGTCGTCGTACCGCACACCTGGCGGATCGACGACGGCCGTACGGACCGGATGCTGACCGGGATCGCCGAGGCGGCGCAGGCACTGGCCGACGCCCGCGGGCGCGAGGTCGGGATCTCGGCCCGGGGCGCGGTGGTCGAGGACATCTGGACCTACGAGCGGGTGCCGGGCCGCCGGATGCTGCTGCCCTGGGGCGCGCCCGGGCTGCCCGGCGGGCACGTCCAGCTCGACTTCGTCTTCAACGAGCGGCTGCCCGAGGAGCCCGAGCCGGTCGAGCTGCCGGGCGGCGCGCTCGTGCAGGCGGCGACGCCGGAGCTGTCGCTGGCGTGGAAGCTGATGTGGGTGATCAACGACACGTACGCGCAGGGCAAGGACCTGTACGACGCCGTGCTGCTGGCCGAGCGGCATCCGCTGCGCCGGGAGCTGCTGCACGAGGTGTTCCGGCTGTCGGGCGAGTGGCCGTACCCGTACCGCGAGGAGATCCTTCTGGAGGATGTGGTGGAGGCGGTCGGGTACGTGGAGTGGAACCACTTCGTCACGGAGTATCCGCGGTACAGGGACGACGAGCAGGCGTTCGCCGACCGGTTGGTGCGGGCCGTGACCCCGACGTTCCAGGGTGCCGGGGCCTGA
- a CDS encoding SanA/YdcF family protein, whose translation MRAPTFRRPRLPRTRRGQRRLVQAVMAGCVLGLLPATWMYAVAGDRLRTAADAPRTDVAVVFGAGLWEGEPSPYLAHRLDAAAELYRKGRVKVVLVTGDNSREEYDEPDAMRAYLTRHGVPDGRIVSDYAGFDTWDSCVRAKKIFGVDEAVLISQGFHIRRAVALCQAAGVESYGVGVDAVHDATWYYGGAREIFAAGKAALDAAFRPDPRFLGPQEPGVERALATAE comes from the coding sequence ATGCGTGCTCCGACGTTCCGCAGACCGAGGCTGCCGCGTACCCGCCGGGGGCAGCGGCGGCTGGTGCAGGCCGTGATGGCCGGGTGTGTGCTCGGGCTGCTTCCGGCGACCTGGATGTACGCGGTGGCGGGTGACCGGTTGCGTACGGCGGCGGACGCGCCGCGTACCGATGTGGCCGTGGTGTTCGGGGCCGGGCTGTGGGAGGGGGAGCCCTCGCCGTATCTCGCGCACCGGCTGGACGCGGCGGCCGAGCTGTATCGGAAGGGGCGGGTGAAGGTGGTGCTCGTCACCGGGGACAACAGCCGTGAGGAGTACGACGAGCCGGACGCGATGCGCGCCTATCTGACCCGGCACGGGGTGCCCGACGGGCGGATCGTCAGCGACTACGCCGGGTTCGACACCTGGGACTCCTGCGTGCGCGCGAAGAAGATCTTCGGTGTGGACGAGGCCGTGCTGATCAGCCAGGGCTTCCACATCCGGCGGGCGGTGGCGCTGTGCCAGGCGGCGGGGGTCGAGTCGTACGGCGTCGGGGTGGACGCGGTGCATGACGCGACCTGGTACTACGGCGGCGCCCGGGAGATCTTCGCGGCCGGGAAGGCGGCACTGGACGCGGCGTTCCGGCCGGACCCCCGGTTCCTCGGGCCTCAAGAGCCTGGCGTGGAGCGGGCGTTGGCCACGGCCGAATGA
- a CDS encoding sirohydrochlorin chelatase has product MPSQLSLVPPTAARRPVPPALVLVAHGSRDPRALSTVRALLDRVRALRPGLPVHLGHIELNAPLLPDTLAALGDSEAVLVPLLLSRGYHVKRDIPEMAAAARARTRVAAPLGPHPLLVDALQSRLTEAGWGRTPRSSSAVVLAAAGSRDPDAKRDTARTAHLLAARLGVPVLPAYASAATPTVPSAVRTLAARGRPHIALASYFTAPGRFATETTRSAPWIAAAPLGTHPAMAQLLLHRYDEALATAPAVPELASA; this is encoded by the coding sequence ATGCCCAGCCAGCTCAGCCTCGTCCCGCCGACCGCGGCCCGCCGCCCGGTCCCGCCCGCCCTCGTCCTCGTGGCGCACGGCAGCCGCGACCCGCGCGCGCTGAGCACGGTCCGCGCCCTCCTGGACCGGGTCCGCGCGCTGCGCCCCGGCCTGCCGGTGCACCTCGGGCACATCGAACTGAACGCCCCGCTGCTCCCCGACACGCTCGCCGCCCTCGGGGACAGCGAGGCGGTCCTCGTCCCGCTCCTCCTCAGCCGCGGCTACCACGTCAAGCGGGACATCCCCGAGATGGCCGCGGCGGCCCGGGCCCGCACCCGGGTGGCCGCCCCCCTGGGCCCCCACCCCCTCCTGGTGGACGCCCTCCAGTCCCGCCTCACGGAGGCCGGCTGGGGCCGCACCCCCCGCAGCTCCAGCGCGGTCGTCCTCGCGGCGGCGGGCTCCCGCGACCCGGACGCCAAACGGGACACCGCCCGCACGGCCCACCTCCTGGCGGCCCGCCTGGGCGTCCCCGTCCTCCCCGCCTACGCCTCCGCCGCGACCCCCACGGTCCCCTCGGCCGTCCGCACCCTCGCCGCCCGAGGCCGCCCCCACATCGCCCTCGCCTCCTACTTCACCGCCCCCGGCCGCTTCGCCACGGAGACCACCCGATCGGCCCCCTGGATCGCAGCAGCCCCCCTCGGCACCCACCCCGCCATGGCCCAGCTCCTCCTCCACCGCTACGACGAGGCACTGGCAACGGCGCCCGCGGTCCCGGAACTGGCCTCGGCATAG
- a CDS encoding RNA polymerase sigma factor — protein MPESSERGRSVTDGFQTPAVPLIAYGTESGEADSAPEVPLPPALAAIILEVAPVQTQTLTQTDADGAPDAEADALPAVPAQSLVVHHPETEPEPEEPPAEALETAEAPEAVVRPPVRTESGSPSSDLFRQYLREIGRIPLLTAAEEVELARRVEAGLFAEEKLSNTPDLDSQLALDLDRLVVMGRVAKRRLIEANLRLVVSVAKRYVGRGLTMLDLVQEGNLGLIRAVEKFDYARGYKFSTYATWWIRQAMSRALADQARTIRVPVHVVELINRVVRVQRRMLQERGYEPTPEEVAAHLDLAPERVSEVLRLAQEPVSLHAPVGEEDDVALGDLIEDGDATSPVESAAFLLLREHLEAVLSTLGERERKVVQLRYGLADGRPRTLEEIGRIFGVTRERIRQIESKTLNKLRDHAFADQLRGYLD, from the coding sequence GTGCCTGAGTCCTCGGAGCGCGGCCGATCCGTCACCGACGGGTTCCAGACCCCCGCGGTTCCGCTCATCGCGTACGGGACGGAAAGCGGCGAGGCCGACTCCGCCCCCGAAGTACCGCTGCCGCCCGCCTTGGCAGCGATCATCCTGGAGGTCGCCCCCGTGCAGACCCAGACCCTCACCCAGACCGACGCCGATGGCGCGCCGGACGCGGAGGCCGATGCCCTGCCCGCGGTTCCGGCGCAGAGCCTCGTCGTGCACCACCCCGAGACGGAACCGGAGCCGGAGGAGCCGCCCGCCGAGGCCCTCGAGACGGCCGAGGCTCCCGAAGCCGTCGTGAGGCCGCCGGTCCGCACCGAGAGCGGCAGCCCCTCCTCGGACCTCTTCCGCCAGTACCTGCGGGAGATCGGCCGTATCCCCCTGCTGACCGCGGCCGAGGAGGTCGAACTCGCCCGCCGCGTCGAGGCCGGCCTGTTCGCCGAGGAGAAGCTGAGCAACACACCCGACCTGGACAGCCAGTTGGCGCTGGACCTCGACCGGCTCGTCGTCATGGGCAGGGTCGCCAAACGCCGGCTCATCGAGGCGAACCTGCGGCTCGTCGTGTCCGTGGCGAAGCGGTACGTCGGCCGCGGGCTGACCATGCTCGACCTCGTCCAGGAGGGCAACCTCGGCCTGATCCGGGCCGTCGAGAAGTTCGACTACGCCCGCGGCTACAAGTTCTCCACCTACGCCACCTGGTGGATCCGCCAGGCCATGTCCCGCGCCCTGGCCGACCAGGCCCGCACCATCCGGGTCCCCGTCCACGTCGTGGAACTCATCAACCGCGTCGTCCGGGTGCAGCGGCGGATGCTCCAGGAACGGGGCTACGAGCCCACGCCCGAGGAGGTCGCCGCGCACCTGGACCTGGCGCCGGAGCGGGTCAGCGAGGTCCTGCGTCTCGCCCAGGAGCCGGTGTCGCTGCACGCGCCGGTGGGCGAGGAGGACGACGTCGCCCTCGGCGACCTCATAGAGGACGGCGACGCCACCAGCCCCGTGGAGTCGGCCGCGTTCCTCCTCCTCAGGGAGCACCTGGAAGCGGTCCTGTCGACCCTGGGGGAGCGGGAGCGGAAAGTCGTCCAGCTCCGCTACGGGCTGGCGGACGGCCGCCCCCGCACCCTGGAGGAGATCGGCCGCATCTTCGGAGTGACGCGGGAGCGGATACGGCAGATCGAGTCCAAGACCCTCAACAAGCTGAGGGACCATGCCTTCGCGGATCAACTGAGGGGCTATCTGGACTGA
- a CDS encoding NAD(P)/FAD-dependent oxidoreductase, which translates to MVDADQTFVIVGGGLAGAKAAETLRTEGFTGRVILICDERDHPYERPPLSKGYLLGKEERDSVFVHEPAWYAANDIELHLGQTVDAIDRTAKTVRFGEDGTVVRYDKLLLATGAEPRRLDIPGTDLAGVHHLRRLAHAERLRHVLTNLGRDNGHLVIAGAGWIGLEVAAAAREYGAEVTVVEPEPTPLHGVLGPELGGLFAELHRERGVRFHFGGRLTEIVGQDGMVLAARTDDGEEHPAHDVLAAIGAAPRTHLAEAAGLEIADRAHGGGIKVDERLRTSDPDIYAAGDVASFHHALFETSLRVEHWANALNGGPAAARCMLDRDVTYDRVPYFFSDQYDLGMEYSGWAPPGTYDQVVIRGDAGKREFIAFWVKEGRVLAGMNVNVWDVTDKIQHLIRTKAQVNTESLADPHVPLESLAP; encoded by the coding sequence GTGGTCGACGCGGATCAGACATTCGTCATCGTCGGAGGCGGACTGGCAGGCGCCAAGGCAGCCGAGACGCTCCGCACGGAGGGCTTCACCGGCCGCGTGATACTGATCTGCGACGAACGTGACCACCCCTACGAGCGCCCGCCGCTGTCCAAGGGCTACCTCCTCGGCAAGGAGGAACGCGACAGCGTCTTCGTGCACGAGCCCGCCTGGTACGCGGCCAACGACATCGAGCTGCACCTGGGCCAGACCGTCGACGCGATCGACCGCACCGCCAAGACGGTCCGCTTCGGCGAGGACGGCACCGTCGTCCGCTACGACAAACTGCTCCTGGCGACCGGCGCCGAGCCCCGCCGCCTCGACATCCCGGGCACGGACCTGGCGGGCGTGCACCACCTGCGCCGCCTCGCCCATGCCGAGCGCCTCCGGCACGTCCTGACCAACCTCGGCCGTGACAACGGCCACCTGGTGATCGCGGGCGCCGGCTGGATCGGCCTGGAGGTCGCGGCGGCGGCCCGCGAGTACGGCGCGGAGGTCACCGTCGTCGAGCCGGAGCCGACCCCGCTGCACGGCGTTCTCGGCCCGGAGCTCGGCGGGCTCTTCGCCGAGCTGCACCGCGAGCGCGGCGTCCGCTTCCACTTCGGCGGCCGGCTCACCGAGATCGTCGGCCAGGACGGCATGGTCCTCGCGGCCCGCACCGACGACGGCGAGGAGCACCCGGCGCACGACGTCCTGGCCGCGATCGGCGCCGCCCCCCGCACCCACCTCGCGGAGGCGGCAGGACTGGAGATCGCCGACCGCGCCCACGGCGGCGGCATCAAGGTCGACGAGCGGCTGCGCACCTCCGACCCGGACATCTACGCGGCCGGTGACGTGGCCTCCTTCCACCACGCCCTCTTCGAGACCAGTCTGCGGGTGGAGCACTGGGCCAACGCGCTGAACGGCGGACCGGCGGCGGCCCGCTGCATGCTCGACCGCGACGTGACGTACGACCGGGTGCCCTACTTCTTCTCCGACCAGTACGACCTGGGCATGGAGTACTCCGGCTGGGCGCCCCCGGGCACCTACGACCAGGTGGTGATCCGCGGGGACGCGGGCAAGCGCGAGTTCATCGCCTTCTGGGTGAAGGAGGGCCGCGTCCTGGCCGGGATGAACGTCAACGTGTGGGACGTCACAGACAAGATCCAGCACCTGATCCGCACCAAGGCCCAGGTGAATACCGAGTCCCTGGCGGACCCGCACGTTCCGCTGGAAAGCCTGGCGCCGTAG
- a CDS encoding deoxyguanosinetriphosphate triphosphohydrolase, producing the protein MDGTAQHPPAYDPTSVDRWAQEPDKRPGRTAFQRDRARVLHSAALRRLAGKTQVVTPGTMGPAWDASPRTRLTHSLECAQVGRELGAALGCDPDLVEAACLSHDLGHPPFGHNGEQALNAFASDCGGFEGNAQSLRLLTRIEPKRFTPDGSVGLNLTRATLDAATKYPWPRGAHPTDPASPKFGVYEDDRPVFDWLRKDAPGTRTCFEAQVMDWADDVAYSVHDVEDGLHAAHIDPNCLHADPERQDVFEVARGRYVPSDTDPAELAEALDRLLAQEWWPHGYDGTAVAQARLKDATSQLIGRFCLAAESATRAAYGSGRLTRYAAELVVPREARMECAVLKAVADLYVMQRAEQERLRADQRIVVAELAEALTARAPDGLDPQFRALFDRAPDDRARKRVIVDQIASLTDTSARSLHARLTGQA; encoded by the coding sequence ATGGACGGCACCGCACAACACCCCCCGGCCTACGACCCGACGTCAGTCGACCGCTGGGCCCAAGAACCAGACAAACGCCCAGGCCGCACCGCCTTCCAACGCGACCGCGCCCGAGTCCTCCACTCCGCCGCCCTGAGAAGACTCGCCGGCAAGACCCAAGTGGTGACGCCCGGCACCATGGGCCCCGCCTGGGACGCCAGCCCCCGCACCCGCCTCACCCACTCCCTGGAATGCGCCCAGGTCGGCCGCGAACTGGGCGCGGCCCTCGGCTGTGACCCCGACCTCGTCGAAGCCGCCTGCCTCTCCCACGACCTGGGCCACCCGCCCTTCGGCCACAACGGCGAACAGGCCCTCAACGCGTTCGCCTCCGACTGCGGCGGCTTCGAGGGCAACGCCCAGTCCCTCAGACTCCTCACCCGCATCGAGCCCAAACGATTCACCCCGGACGGCTCCGTCGGCCTCAACCTCACCCGCGCCACCCTGGACGCCGCCACCAAGTACCCCTGGCCCCGAGGCGCCCACCCCACCGACCCGGCCTCACCCAAATTCGGTGTCTACGAGGACGACCGCCCCGTCTTCGACTGGCTCCGCAAGGACGCCCCCGGCACCCGCACCTGCTTCGAGGCGCAGGTCATGGACTGGGCCGACGACGTGGCCTACTCGGTGCACGACGTGGAGGACGGCCTGCACGCCGCCCACATCGACCCGAACTGCCTGCACGCCGACCCCGAACGCCAGGACGTCTTCGAGGTCGCCCGGGGCCGCTACGTACCGTCCGACACCGACCCCGCGGAACTCGCCGAGGCACTCGACCGGCTCCTCGCCCAGGAGTGGTGGCCGCACGGCTACGACGGCACCGCCGTGGCGCAGGCCCGGCTGAAGGACGCCACCAGCCAGCTCATCGGCCGCTTCTGCCTGGCCGCCGAGTCCGCGACCCGCGCCGCGTACGGCAGCGGACGGCTCACCCGGTACGCGGCCGAACTGGTCGTGCCGCGCGAGGCCCGGATGGAGTGCGCCGTCCTCAAGGCCGTCGCCGACCTCTACGTCATGCAGCGCGCCGAGCAGGAGCGGCTGCGCGCCGACCAGCGGATCGTCGTGGCCGAACTGGCCGAGGCGCTCACCGCCCGCGCCCCCGACGGCCTGGACCCGCAGTTCCGCGCCCTGTTCGACCGGGCGCCGGACGACCGGGCCCGCAAGCGGGTGATCGTCGACCAGATCGCCTCCCTCACCGACACGTCGGCCCGTTCGCTTCACGCCCGTCTGACGGGGCAGGCATGA